In Balaenoptera musculus isolate JJ_BM4_2016_0621 chromosome 17, mBalMus1.pri.v3, whole genome shotgun sequence, a genomic segment contains:
- the LOC118883833 gene encoding skin secretory protein xP2-like: MCLQDGAEAGLESVSAGASSGLSAPATGPDLPARRGRPDLHPDLSTWLGPSRASQNRRYRLQLTSKADLSGAQGPASPTGALRVGQCLPRALTPRKPPLEREAARRQGDSPREPPGSEGSASAWTADAWTPEGGCDSEEEEEEKEEQEEAGQPPAPTDTSGSEPLPGARELVGPVLGGDAVIAPFPSQSRTTCAIADEDEAPGCLWLPLRTLDGPSLPEADPLDPRGAFPASTSSPSPPASPASAPPAATFPGASRPSPPSSAAPQPSGKPTGAEASDLERRLLDSERQQGALLGAWSQQQSALMAQQNLLLQRLADGVEALNRTLERLVEALPTRGASPAVPDGSPGGGTACRPAGGSQGSPQGRHTGQEVFSGMILKVEEEI, encoded by the exons ATGTGTCTGCAGGACGGGGCGGAGGCAGGGCTGGAGAGCGTGTCTGCTGGTGCCAGCTCGGGACTCTCTGCCCCAGCCACGGGCCCCGACCTTCCAGCACGCCGAGGGCGGCCAGACCTGCACCCGGACCTCTCCACCTGGCTGGGTCCTTCCAGGGCCTCCCAGAATAGAAGGTACAGGCTGCAACTGACGAGCAAGGCGGACTTGTCGGGCGCCCAGGGCCCGGCCTCTCCAACGGGAGCTCTCCGAGTGGGCCAGTGCCTGCCGAGGGCCCTCACCCCCAGGAAGCCTCCTCTCGAGAGGGAAGCAGCACGCCGGCAGGGTGACTCCCCGCGTGAGCCTCCGGGCTCAGAAGGGTCAGCAAGTGCCTGGACCGCAGATGCCTGGACCCCAGAAGGAGGATGTgacagtgaggaggaggaggaggaaaaggaagaacaggAGGAGGCCGGGCAGCCACCTGCGCCCACGGACACATCAGGCTCAGAACCCCTACCTGGTGCCCGGGAGCTCGTGGGCCCAGTCCTCGGGGGTGATGCCGTCATCGCCCCTTTTCCATCGCAAAGCAGGACCACCTGTGCCATAG CGGACGAGGACGAGGCCCCTGGCTGCCTGTGGCTACCCCTGCGGACGCTGGATGGGCCGAGCCTGCCTGAAGCCGACCCCCTGGACCCCCGAGGAGCCTTCCCTGCGTCCACCTCCTCACCCTCCCCGCCCGCCTCCCCGGCCTCGGCACCCCCCGCGGCCACATTCCCCGGGGCCTCCCGGCCCTCGCCGCCCTCCTCGGCGGCACCCCAGCCCTCCGGGAAGCCCACAGGGGCTGAGGCCTCGGACCTGGAACGGCGGCTGCTGGACTCAGAGCGGCAGCAGGGCGCCCTGCTCGGCGCCTGGTCCCAGCAGCAGAGCGCGCTGATGGCCCAGCAGAACCTGCTGCTGCAGCGGCTGGCCGACGGCGTCGAGGCCCTCAACCGGACCCTGGAGAGGCTGGTGGAGGCCCTCCCGACCCGGGGCGCCTCGCCCGCAGTGCCGGATGGCTCCCCTGGGGGCGGAACGGCCTGCAGGCCAGCTGGAGGctcccagggcagcccccagGGCAGGCACACAGGCCAGGAGGTCTTCTCAGGGATGATCctgaaggtggaggaggagatcTAG